A single region of the Sorghum bicolor cultivar BTx623 chromosome 7, Sorghum_bicolor_NCBIv3, whole genome shotgun sequence genome encodes:
- the LOC8074067 gene encoding BTB/POZ and MATH domain-containing protein 1, which produces MALPANTKSTNTTETVRGEHRFDIDGYSGKLRAGRVVTSETFAVGGLDWAIRYHPAAAEVGDEEYVSVFVKLVTPNARAWALYDLRLVDRATGLPRSVRRRREPVAFDASKARKRERGSRLFMTVSELAASPYLRDDRLTVECVLDVVETFLSETTASPGTAEPPPPDLSRHLGALLLQTPVGADVSFAVQGETFRAHRVVLAARSPVLKAELSGSAPAKEDDDDDASEVVAVDGMAPPVFKTLLHFVYTDTLPEDLLGDLGREEQQEFVRDLLAGADRYGMDRLKKICELVLRKPLDAKTVAAALDQHRHCQCQALGDGNVQFMPSA; this is translated from the coding sequence ATGGCTCTGCCAGCGAACACCAAGTCGACGAACACGACGGAGACAGTGCGCGGCGAGCACCGGTTCGACATCGACGGGTACAGCGGCAAGCTCCGGGCTGGGCGCGTCGTGACCTCCGAAACCTTCGCCGTCGGCGGCCTAGACTGGGCGATCCGCTAccaccccgccgccgccgaggtggGAGACGAAGAGTACGTGTCCGTGTTCGTCAAGCTCGTGACGCCCAACGCCAGAGCGTGGGCGCTGTACGACCTCAGGCTTGTGGACCGCGCCACGGGGCTGCCGCGCTCGGTGCGCCGCCGCAGGGAGCCGGTGGCGTTCGACGCGAGCAAGGCGAGGAAGCGCGAGAGGGGCTCCCGCTTGTTCATGACGGTGAGCGAGCTGGCGGCGTCGCCGTACCTCCGCGACGACCGACTCACCGTCGAGTGCGTGCTCGACGTCGTGGAGACGTTCCTCTCGGAGACCACGGCGTCTCCGGGAACcgccgagccgccgccgcccgaccTGTCGAGGCACCTCGGCGCGCTGCTGCTGCAGACGCCGGTGGGGGCGGACGTGAGCTTCGCCGTCCAAGGAGAAACGTTCCGCGCGCACCGCGTCGTGCTCGCGGCGCGGTCACCTGTGTTGAAGGCCGAGCTCTCCGGCTCGGCGCCGGCgaaggaggacgacgacgacgatgcaaGTGAGGTGGTAGCCGTCGACGGCATGGCGCCTCCGGTGTTCAAGACCCTGCTCCACTTCGTCTACACCGACACGTTGCCGGAGGATCTGCTGGGTGATCTTGGAAGGGAGGAGCAGCAGGAATTTGTGCGGGATCTCCTCGCAGGTGCGGATCGATACGGCATGGatcggctgaagaagatatgcgAGCTCGTTCTTAGGAAACCACTTGATGCCAAGACCGTGGCAGCTGCGCTAGATCAGCACCGCCATTGCCAATGCCAAGCTCTCGGAGACGGCAATGTTCAGTTCATGCCATCCGCTTGA
- the LOC8066140 gene encoding putative F-box/LRR-repeat protein At5g02700 isoform X1, with protein sequence MEDQGAAKIRRLDHHQCLSDALEFSPFQMGDLPEEIQHLVLSLQSPKEAARTSIVSRKWREVWTRYPNLCFDGTEDGPTDEDSVKIKGAKFIETVNSVIQKHTGTRLNKFSIRCYLEKNCSDHLDRWVYFATASKSAKIIDINLGPQRKDIGPTKEVYHFPLQALDGLDGPFVQSLFLTNVSIKPRSDICGFKKLVKLHLHCAEIIGDLPELLLNCPILEDLELIACSGVAELNIPHPLDKLRHLLICNMSLKMVDFQVTGLTHFGYQGFVIPILLHGCSNLEKVTITFFRMPLAEQVSNKGFVCAIAGIIPSISAVKELHVCASMREYNPTWLWSLQVRGMTRPTCMLVKLRKLTCEITILTNGPNSHDGIFQIAQFLDFAPRLETLELHMCYSVEIGGSCWCDESEVFPMRRLDHLKTVYMSGFRCYRPQIELLLGILENGDVLEHVTIEPMVKLDKNPDDKINIGIPEDSICAWARLASQRFGKDIVVVKAPRRRICKWVGGWSIKAK encoded by the exons ATGGAGGACCAGGGGGCGGCCAAAATCAGGAGGTTGGACCACCACCAATGCCTTAGCGACGCACTCGAGTTCTCCCCATTCCAAATGGGCGACCTTCCGGAG GAAATTCAGCATTTGGTATTGTCCCTACAGTCACCAAAAGAGGCTGCAAGGACAAGCATTGTATCAAGAAAGTGGAGAGAGGTCTGGACACGGTACCCTAATTTATGCTTTGATGGCACTGAAGATGGGCCCACTGATGAGGATAGTGTCAAAATAAAAGGAGCAAAGTTCATTGAGACAGTAAATTCTGTTATTCAGAAGCACACTGGTACTAGGCTCAATAAGTTCAGCATCAGGTGCTACCTTGAGAAGAACTGCTCAGATCATCTTGATAGGTGGGTATACTTTGCCACTGCATCAAAGTCGGCCAAGATTATAGATATCAACCTGGGGCCACAAAGGAAAGATATAGGACCTACCAAAGAGGTTTATCATTTCCCTCTCCAGGCTTTAGATGGTCTAGATGGCCCTTTTGTCCAATCCTTGTTTCTCACTAATGTTTCTATAAAGCCACGTTCGGATATATGTGGCTTCAAGAAACTTGTGAAGCTTCATTTGCACTGTGCTGAAATAATTGGAGATCTTCCAGAATTGTTACTAAATTGCCCTATTCTTGAGGACTTAGAGCTCATTGCATGCTCTGGTGTCGCAGAGCTGAACATACCACACCCACTCGATAAACTTAGACATTTGCTAATTTGCAATATGAGTCTCAAGATGGTTGATTTTCAGGTTACTGGTCTTACTCATTTTGGGTACCAAGGGTTTGTGATTCCCATATTGCTTCATGGTTGCTCAAATCTAGAGAAGGTAACCATTACATTTTTTCGGATGCCATTGGCTGAACAAGTCAGTAACAAAGGATTCGTCTGTGCCATTGCTGGAATTATTCCCAGTATTTCAGCAGTCAAGGAGCTACATGTATGTGCCTCTATGCGGGAATACAATCCGACCTGGCTCTGGTCCTTGCAG GTGCGTGGGATGACAAGGCCAACATGCATGCTTGTAAAATTAAGGAAGCTGACTTGTGAAATAACTATTCTCACTAATGGCCCAAATAGCCACGATGGAATTTTTCAGATTGctcagtttttggattttgcacCCCGATTGGAGACACTAGAACTGCAT ATGTGTTATTCTGTCGAGATTGGCGGAAGCTGCTGGTGTGACGAAAGTGAAGTCTTCCCTATGCGCCGACTTGATCACCTCAAAACGGTCTACATGAGCGGGTTCAGGTGCTACCGGCCTCAGATCGAGCTGCTGCTTGGCATTCTGGAAAACGGTGATGTGCTTGAGCATGTAACCATTGAACCAATGGTGAAACTAGATAAAAATCCTGATGACAAAATAAATATAGGCATACCTGAGGACAGTATTTGTGCCTGGGCACGCCTCGCTTCCCAACGCTTTGGTAAAGACATTGTTGTCGTCAAAGCCCCTCGACGGCGGATTTGTAAATGGGTTGGTGGCTGGAGTATTAAGGCTAAGTAA
- the LOC8066140 gene encoding F-box protein At3g03040 isoform X2: MEDQGAAKIRRLDHHQCLSDALEFSPFQMGDLPEEIQHLVLSLQSPKEAARTSIVSRKWREVWTRYPNLCFDGTEDGPTDEDSVKIKGAKFIETVNSVIQKHTGTRLNKFSIRCYLEKNCSDHLDRWVYFATASKSAKIIDINLGPQRKDIGPTKEVYHFPLQALDGLDGPFVQSLFLTNVSIKPRSDICGFKKLVKLHLHCAEIIGDLPELLLNCPILEDLELIACSGVAELNIPHPLDKLRHLLICNMSLKMVDFQVTGLTHFGYQGFVIPILLHGCSNLEKYFSSQGATCMCLYAGIQSDLALVLAGAWDDKANMHACKIKEADL; encoded by the exons ATGGAGGACCAGGGGGCGGCCAAAATCAGGAGGTTGGACCACCACCAATGCCTTAGCGACGCACTCGAGTTCTCCCCATTCCAAATGGGCGACCTTCCGGAG GAAATTCAGCATTTGGTATTGTCCCTACAGTCACCAAAAGAGGCTGCAAGGACAAGCATTGTATCAAGAAAGTGGAGAGAGGTCTGGACACGGTACCCTAATTTATGCTTTGATGGCACTGAAGATGGGCCCACTGATGAGGATAGTGTCAAAATAAAAGGAGCAAAGTTCATTGAGACAGTAAATTCTGTTATTCAGAAGCACACTGGTACTAGGCTCAATAAGTTCAGCATCAGGTGCTACCTTGAGAAGAACTGCTCAGATCATCTTGATAGGTGGGTATACTTTGCCACTGCATCAAAGTCGGCCAAGATTATAGATATCAACCTGGGGCCACAAAGGAAAGATATAGGACCTACCAAAGAGGTTTATCATTTCCCTCTCCAGGCTTTAGATGGTCTAGATGGCCCTTTTGTCCAATCCTTGTTTCTCACTAATGTTTCTATAAAGCCACGTTCGGATATATGTGGCTTCAAGAAACTTGTGAAGCTTCATTTGCACTGTGCTGAAATAATTGGAGATCTTCCAGAATTGTTACTAAATTGCCCTATTCTTGAGGACTTAGAGCTCATTGCATGCTCTGGTGTCGCAGAGCTGAACATACCACACCCACTCGATAAACTTAGACATTTGCTAATTTGCAATATGAGTCTCAAGATGGTTGATTTTCAGGTTACTGGTCTTACTCATTTTGGGTACCAAGGGTTTGTGATTCCCATATTGCTTCATGGTTGCTCAAATCTAGAGAAG TATTTCAGCAGTCAAGGAGCTACATGTATGTGCCTCTATGCGGGAATACAATCCGACCTGGCTCTGGTCCTTGCAG GTGCGTGGGATGACAAGGCCAACATGCATGCTTGTAAAATTAAGGAAGCTGACTTGTGA
- the LOC8074068 gene encoding uncharacterized protein LOC8074068: MPDVKPAAAAATVAKAAAGDSPSPAATPAPVPAVANSNGTPQKPPPIPAAAFDMPKPNLRGLNKPKCIQCGNVARSRCPFQCCKSCCYKAQNPCHIHVLKQTNTLPDKPSPATAPATEQPSTNLPATSSASRLAALQKLPQHFLKSLQTKKSLTKKDVVGINKWRFMKLKEHMQGDIDAENEAYERYTQNVGLLEETFCPMEDADVEPEAEATSSEEERMDLLVSEAKVRLKSDNETADSFKERVATILDQKLKKLLESQSANEDDKPSDPTQDDHPSPMKFIAKQKMERTAKLNELLGKLTRARSEDDLKPCRDLIEQLFGKENCASVDKPDRMETEAGDQEPTAAVARPYSIPKLCTRMEVDEDLASKINDELSSLGHVVQL; encoded by the exons ATGCCAGATGTGAAgcccgccgctgctgctgccacaGTCGCCAAGGCGGCGGCTGGTGACTCGCCTTCCCCTGCTGCTACTCCTGCTCCTGTGCCGGCGGTGGCCAACAGCAATGGGACGCCGCAGAAGCCACCTCCTATTCCAGCCGCCGCCTTTGACATGCCCAAGCCAAACCTTCGGGGTCTTAACAAGCCCAAGTGCATCCAGTGTGGTAACGTCGCCCGTTCCCG GTGTCCGTTCCAGTGTTGCAAGAGCTGCTGCTACAAGGCCCAGAATCCTTGCCACATCCATG TTCTGAAGCAGACCAACACATTGCCAGATAAGCCATCACCTGCTACTGCTCCTGCAACAGAACAGCCGTCTACCAATTTACCTGCAACCAG TTCAGCATCAAGGCTGGCTGCCTTGCAAAAGCTTCCCCAGCATTTTCTGAAGTCTCTCCAAACAAAGAAGTCGCTTACCAAAAAG GATGTTGTGGGTATAAACAAGTGGAGGTTTATGAAGCTAAAGGAACATATGCAAGGAGATATTGATGCTGAAAATGAAGCATATGAGAGGTATACACAGAATGTTGGGTTACTGGAGGAAACATTCTGTCCCATGGAAGATGCTGATGTTGAGCCAGAAGCTGAAGCAACTTCTTCAGAAGAAGAGAGGATGGACTTGTTGGTTTCGGAGGCAAAGGTGAGGTTGAAGTCAGATAACGAAACTGCTGATAGCTTCAAGGAGAGGGTTGCCACTATCTTGGACCAGAAGCTGAAGAAACTGCTTGAGAGCCAAAGCGCCAATGAGGATGACAAACCATCTGATCCAACTCAGGATGATCATCCAAGCCCAATGAAGTTTATCGCAAAGCAGAAGATGGAGAGAACCGCGAAACTGAACGAGCTGCTTGGTAAGCTGACAAGAGCACGGAGCGAGGATGATCTGAAGCCTTGCCGTGATCTTATTGAGCAGCTGTTTGGGAAGGAGAACTGTGCATCTGTGGACAAGCCAGACAGAATGGAGACGGAGGCGGGCGATCAAGAGCCGACTGCAGCAGTAGCACGGCCTTATTCCATCCCAAAGTTGTGCACTAGGATGGAGGTTGATGAGGACTTGGCCTCAAAGATCAATGATGAATTGTCCTCGTTGGGTCATGTGGTGCAGCTCTGA